A genomic region of Notamacropus eugenii isolate mMacEug1 chromosome 3, mMacEug1.pri_v2, whole genome shotgun sequence contains the following coding sequences:
- the LOC140534735 gene encoding SUN domain-containing protein 2-like, with protein MMSRRSQRLSHRYHVDDDGGSSSSSSGGSSLVAGQHTAFKDSPLRTLKRKSGSVKRLSPAPHLGPASNPHTTYYSESVVSESYVRGPRVASVDKSSILQDQLDSDVYWSERGGDLVRRRRGLGGAEKSKINGLNEGKVTYDIYGSSSGYSSEDDSAGHTLMDQPGSASSLRNAASQVGAFLWVAITFPGWLFGLFYWWLGTTCYRLTTAASLLDVFVLTRSFSTLKKLFLLLLMLLLLASLAYGAWYFYPYGLQTFHPAMLSWWAAKGSNRREEVWEAGESTPYFQAEQHVLSKVHALERRLETLASEYSARWQKEAIRLELLELQGASGNGGGKSLSHEDISTLLEGLMSQWEPTLKKDFRRDTTAHIQEALTTLRAEHRQDLDNVLKKISQASQELESWVLQLKSEWQSLAQEALQENILKAMGPLEAQLAGLRQELAALSQRQAAAAEEVDLWPQKMAALRSDVESQFPAWISQYLLRDKGAKAGLLQLEEVQAQLRDLEHRILTQVAEGQVKSASEAAASLRLTLHKEGVTGVTEEDVHQIVNEALKRYSEDRIGLVDYALESSGASIISSRCSETYDTKTALLSLFGIPLWYYFQSPRAILQPDVYPGNCWAFRGPQGFAVVRLSARIHLTAVTLEHVPKALSPISNIPSAPKDFVILGLNEDSQSEGVALGHFTYDNAGESIQTFHFQGNDTAPYQVVELRILSNWGHPEYTCIYRFRVHGKPAN; from the exons ATGATGTCTCGACGCAGTCAGCGCCTGAGCCATCGTTaccatgttgatgatgatggaggcagcagcagcagcagcagtggaggaagtTCCCTGGTGGCTGGTCAGCACACTGCCTTCAAGGACAGTCCCTTAAG GACTCTGAAGAGGAAATCTGGCAGTGTGAAACGCCTCTCACCAGCCCCTCACCTGGGCCCTGCTTCCAATCCTCACACTACCTACTACAGTGAATCAGTGGTCAGCGAGTCCTACGTCAGGGGCCCCCGGGTCGCCTCGGTGGACAAAAGCTCCATCCTACAAGATCAGCTGGACAGCGATGTCTACTGGAGTGAACGTG GTGGGGacttggtgaggaggaggagaggcctgGGAGGTGCTGAGAAGAGTAAGATCAATGGACTGAATGAGGGCAAAGTCACCTATGATATCTATGGATCTTCCTCAGGATACTCCTCGGAGGATGACTCTGCAG GGCACACACTTATGGACCAGCCTGGCTCAGCATCCTCATTAAGGAATGCTGCCTCCCAAGTTGGCGCTTTCTTGTGGGTGGCCATCACTTTTCCAG GTTGGCTCTTTGGCCTGTTCTACTGGTGGCTGGGCACTACCTGCTACCGCCTGACCACAGCTGCCTCCCTGCTGGACGTCTTTGTCTTAACCAG gagcttttcaactctgaagaagttgtttctgcttctcttgatgctgTTGCTTCTGGCTTCGCTGGCTTACG GTGCTTGGTATTTTTACCCCTATGGACTACAGACATTCCACCCTGCTATGCTGTCCTGGTGGGCAGCAAAGGGCAGCAACAGGAGAGAGGAGGTGTGGGAAGCAGGAGAATCCACCCCATATTTCCAG GCTGAACAGCATGTCCTGTCCAAGGTTCATGCCCTAGAAAGGCGGCTGGAAACTCTGGCTTCTGAATACTCTGCACGTTGGCAGAAGGAGGCCATCAGGCTGGAGTTGCTGGAGCTGCAGGGGGCCAGTGGGAATGGAGGTGGAAAAAGCCTGAGCCACGAGGATATTTCAACTCTCCTGGAGGGCCTGATGAGCCAATGGGAACCCACCCTGAAGAAGGACTTCCGTAGGGACACCACTGCCCACATCCAG GAAGCACTCACCACCCTCAGGGCAGAACATCGGCAAGATTTGGATAATGTTCTAAAGAAGATTTCTCAGGCATCCCAG GAGCTGGAAAGCTGGGTGCTCCAGCTAAAATCTGAATGGCAGAG TTTGGCCCAAGAAGCCCTCCAGGAAAACATATTAAAGGCTATGGGTCCACTGGAGGCCCAGCTGGCTGGCCTGAGACAGGAACTGGCAGCCCTGAGCCAGAGACAGGCTGCAGCGGCAGAGGAAGTAGACCTTTGGCCACAGAAGATGGCAGCCCTGCGCAGTGAT GTGGAGTCTCAGTTCCCAGCCTGGATCAGTCAGTACCTTCTTCGAGACAAGGGCGCTAAGGCTGGGCTTCTTCAGCTGGAGGAGGTACAGGCCCAACTTCGGGACCTGGAGCACAGAATCCTCACTCAGGTGGCAGAAGGGCAGGTCAAATCTGCCAGTGAAGCTGCTGCCAGCCTGAGGCTGACCCTTCACAAGGAAGGAGTGACTGGGGTCACAGAGGAG GATGTGCACCAGATTGTGAATGAGGCCCTGAAGAGATACAGTGAAGACCGCATTGGGCTAGTGGATTATGCCCTGGAGTCCTCAG gggCCAGCATCATCAGTAGCCGCTGCTCAGAGACCTATGATACCAAGACGGCCCTTCTCAGTCTGTTTGGCATCCCCTTGTGGTACTATTTCCAGTCCCCAAGAGCCATCCTCCAG CCAGATGTTTACCCTGGCAACTGCTGGGCATTCCGGGGCCCCCAGGGCTTTGCTGTGGTTCGATTATCTGCCCGCATCCACCTCACTGCTGTCACCTTGGAGCATGTACCCAAAGCCCTGTCTCCCATCAGCAACATCCCTAGCGCCCCCAAGGATTTTGTCATCTTG gggCTAAATGAAGATTCACAGTCGGAAGGGGTGGCCCTCGGGCACTTTACCTATGATAATGCTGGGGAGTCCATTCAGACCTTCCACTTTCAG GGCAATGACACAGCCCCATACCAGGTGGTCGAACTTCGGATCTTAAGCAACTGGGGTCACCCTGAGTACACCTGCATTTACCGCTTCCGGGTCCATGGGAAGCCTGCCAATTAG